Proteins found in one Phycodurus eques isolate BA_2022a chromosome 18, UOR_Pequ_1.1, whole genome shotgun sequence genomic segment:
- the mycn gene encoding N-myc protein isoform X2: MPAVVSKNSDMEFDSLQPCFYPDEDDFYFCGPDSAPPGEDIWKKFELLPTPPLSPSRAALPGEPAAAPPEADLLGFGLGDPLDWASELLLLPEDDIWGASDDLDLFGSALDTNPNSIILQDCMWSGFSAREKLERAVTEKLGKAITSATATVTAPAPATTATAVAAAAGRRDVCVKAPEAVSRNAASECVDPAVVFPFPVNKKSGSGDSNAGVSASTTHGSAHSDSEDEEEEEDDEDDEEEDDDDDDDDDDEEEEEEIDVVTVEKRRSTISKASAVASRSQDQRGAASGSGAAGRFVSRAPQELILKRSSVHQHQHNYAAPSPYTSDDDPAPPPKKQRTSDAPRPPTRTASSSSSCGSVASGPRSKRSYSGDSSPRGGSDSEDSERRRNHNILERQRRNDLRSSFLTLRDHVPELAHNEKAAKVLILKKATEYVSSLDREERRLQQEKVRLQARRQQLMRRLEQARTR, encoded by the exons ATGCCGGCGGTCGTAAGCAAAAACTCTGACATGGAGTTTGACTCTTTACAACCGTGCTTCTACCCGGATGAGGACGACTTCTACTTCTGCGGTCCCGACTCCGCGCCACCGGGGGAGGACATCTGGAAGAAATTCGAGTTGCTGCCCACTCCGCCCCTTTCCCCGAGCCGAGCCGCGCTACCCGGGGAGCCGGCGGCGGCCCCCCCGGAGGCGGACCTCCTGGGCTTCGGCTTGGGGGACCCGCTGGACTGGGCCTCGGAGCTGCTGCTCCTGCCCGAAGACGATATCTGGGGGGCGTCCGACGATTTGGATCTGTTCGGTTCCGCTTTGGATACAAACCCAAACAGCATCATCCTGCAGGACTGTATGTGGAGTGGATTCTCGGCCAGGGAGAAGCTGGAGAGGGCGGTCACGGAGAAACTGGGCAAGGCTATTACGAGTGCCACGGCCACGGTGACCGCTCCGGCTCCCGCGACGACGGCGACCGCGGTGGCCGCTGCTGCCGGGAGGCGGGACGTGTGCGTAAAAGCGCCCGAGGCGGTGAGCCGCAACGCGGCGTCGGAGTGCGTGGACCCCGCTGTGGTGTTCCCCTTCCCCGTGAACAAGAAGAGCGGGAGCGGGGACTCGAACGCCGGCGTGAGCGCGTCCACGACCCACGGGAGCGCCCACAGCGACTCCG aagacgaggaggaagaggaggatgatgaagatgacgaagaagaggatgatgatgatgacgacgacgacgacgacgaggaggaagaggaggagattgACGTGGTTACAGTAGAAAAGAGGCGTTCCACAATCAGCAAAGCGTCAGCTGTGGCTTCCAGAAGTCAAGACCAGAGGGGTGCCGCCTCGGGGTCCGGCGCGGCGGGTCGCTTCGTCAGTCGAGCGCCCCAGGAGCTCATCCTGAAGAGGAGCTCGGTGCACCAGCATCAACACAACTACGCCGCACCCTCGCCGTACACGTCAGACGACGACCCGGCGCCGCCTCCGAAGAAGCAGAGGACGTCTGACGCCCCCCGACCCCCGACCAGAACcgcctcctcgtcctcgtcgtGCGGCTCCGTCGCGTCGGGCCCGCGCAGCAAGCGCAGCTACAGCGGGGACAGCAGCCCGAGGGGCGGCTCCGACTCGGAGGACAGCGAGCGCCGGCGCAACCACAACATCTTGGAACGTCAGCGCCGCAACGACCTGCGCTCCAGCTTCCTGACGCTGCGCGACCACGTGCCCGAGCTGGCGCACAACGAGAAGGCGGCCAAGGTGCTGATCCTGAAGAAGGCCACAGAGTACGTGAGCTCCCTGGACAGGGAGGAACGGCGGCTCCAACAGGAGAAGGTCAGGCTGCAGGCCCGTCGGCAGCAACTGATGCGCCGACTGGAGCAGGCGAGGACTCGCTGA
- the mycn gene encoding N-myc protein isoform X1: MPAVVSKNSDMEFDSLQPCFYPDEDDFYFCGPDSAPPGEDIWKKFELLPTPPLSPSRAALPGEPAAAPPEADLLGFGLGDPLDWASELLLLPEDDIWGASDDLDLFGSALDTNPNSIILQDCMWSGFSAREKLERAVTEKLGKAITSATATVTAPAPATTATAVAAAAGRRDVCVKAPEAVSRNAASECVDPAVVFPFPVNKKSGSGDSNAGVSASTTHGSAHSDSEEDEEEEEDDEDDEEEDDDDDDDDDDEEEEEEIDVVTVEKRRSTISKASAVASRSQDQRGAASGSGAAGRFVSRAPQELILKRSSVHQHQHNYAAPSPYTSDDDPAPPPKKQRTSDAPRPPTRTASSSSSCGSVASGPRSKRSYSGDSSPRGGSDSEDSERRRNHNILERQRRNDLRSSFLTLRDHVPELAHNEKAAKVLILKKATEYVSSLDREERRLQQEKVRLQARRQQLMRRLEQARTR; encoded by the exons ATGCCGGCGGTCGTAAGCAAAAACTCTGACATGGAGTTTGACTCTTTACAACCGTGCTTCTACCCGGATGAGGACGACTTCTACTTCTGCGGTCCCGACTCCGCGCCACCGGGGGAGGACATCTGGAAGAAATTCGAGTTGCTGCCCACTCCGCCCCTTTCCCCGAGCCGAGCCGCGCTACCCGGGGAGCCGGCGGCGGCCCCCCCGGAGGCGGACCTCCTGGGCTTCGGCTTGGGGGACCCGCTGGACTGGGCCTCGGAGCTGCTGCTCCTGCCCGAAGACGATATCTGGGGGGCGTCCGACGATTTGGATCTGTTCGGTTCCGCTTTGGATACAAACCCAAACAGCATCATCCTGCAGGACTGTATGTGGAGTGGATTCTCGGCCAGGGAGAAGCTGGAGAGGGCGGTCACGGAGAAACTGGGCAAGGCTATTACGAGTGCCACGGCCACGGTGACCGCTCCGGCTCCCGCGACGACGGCGACCGCGGTGGCCGCTGCTGCCGGGAGGCGGGACGTGTGCGTAAAAGCGCCCGAGGCGGTGAGCCGCAACGCGGCGTCGGAGTGCGTGGACCCCGCTGTGGTGTTCCCCTTCCCCGTGAACAAGAAGAGCGGGAGCGGGGACTCGAACGCCGGCGTGAGCGCGTCCACGACCCACGGGAGCGCCCACAGCGACTCCG aagaagacgaggaggaagaggaggatgatgaagatgacgaagaagaggatgatgatgatgacgacgacgacgacgacgaggaggaagaggaggagattgACGTGGTTACAGTAGAAAAGAGGCGTTCCACAATCAGCAAAGCGTCAGCTGTGGCTTCCAGAAGTCAAGACCAGAGGGGTGCCGCCTCGGGGTCCGGCGCGGCGGGTCGCTTCGTCAGTCGAGCGCCCCAGGAGCTCATCCTGAAGAGGAGCTCGGTGCACCAGCATCAACACAACTACGCCGCACCCTCGCCGTACACGTCAGACGACGACCCGGCGCCGCCTCCGAAGAAGCAGAGGACGTCTGACGCCCCCCGACCCCCGACCAGAACcgcctcctcgtcctcgtcgtGCGGCTCCGTCGCGTCGGGCCCGCGCAGCAAGCGCAGCTACAGCGGGGACAGCAGCCCGAGGGGCGGCTCCGACTCGGAGGACAGCGAGCGCCGGCGCAACCACAACATCTTGGAACGTCAGCGCCGCAACGACCTGCGCTCCAGCTTCCTGACGCTGCGCGACCACGTGCCCGAGCTGGCGCACAACGAGAAGGCGGCCAAGGTGCTGATCCTGAAGAAGGCCACAGAGTACGTGAGCTCCCTGGACAGGGAGGAACGGCGGCTCCAACAGGAGAAGGTCAGGCTGCAGGCCCGTCGGCAGCAACTGATGCGCCGACTGGAGCAGGCGAGGACTCGCTGA